A window from Melopsittacus undulatus isolate bMelUnd1 chromosome Z, bMelUnd1.mat.Z, whole genome shotgun sequence encodes these proteins:
- the FAM174A gene encoding membrane protein FAM174A isoform X1 codes for MWPPPLPWLLAGLVLAARCGEAAAAALHLRSATIASPLPTEVAGGAATRSSSSSRLAEVSAPPEQGRPMTQRALSVLVLASAALIVYFVIRTVRLRRRSRKTRRYGVLDTNIENMELTPLEQDDDDGDTTLFDANHPRSWRRDVKIT; via the exons ATGTggccgccgccgctgccctggctgctggcGGGGCTGGTGCTAGCTGCCCGTTGCGGGGAGGCTGCGGCGGCGGCCCTTCACCTCCGGAGTGCCACCATCGCCTCACCGCTCCCCACCGAGGTGGCCGGCGGGGCCGCCACAcgaagcagcagcagcagtcgCCTGGCCGAGGTGTCGGCGCCTCCCGAGCAGGGCCGGCCCATGACCCAGCGCGCCCTGTCCGTGCTAGTGCTGGCCAGCGCTGCCCTCATCGTCTACTTCGTAATCCGGACCGTGCG GCTCAGAAGGCGAAGCAGAAAAACCCGAAGGTACGGCGTTTTGGATACAAACATAGAAAACATGGAACTGACCCCGTTAGAgcaagatgatgatgatggtgatacAACACTATTTGATGCCAATCATCCTCGAAG TTGGAGAAGGGATGTCAAGATCACTTGA
- the FAM174A gene encoding membrane protein FAM174A isoform X2, giving the protein MWPPPLPWLLAGLVLAARCGEAAAAALHLRSATIASPLPTEVAGGAATRSSSSSRLAEVSAPPEQGRPMTQRALSVLVLASAALIVYFVIRTVRLRRRSRKTRRYGVLDTNIENMELTPLEQDDDDGDTTLFDANHPRREVRAFQ; this is encoded by the exons ATGTggccgccgccgctgccctggctgctggcGGGGCTGGTGCTAGCTGCCCGTTGCGGGGAGGCTGCGGCGGCGGCCCTTCACCTCCGGAGTGCCACCATCGCCTCACCGCTCCCCACCGAGGTGGCCGGCGGGGCCGCCACAcgaagcagcagcagcagtcgCCTGGCCGAGGTGTCGGCGCCTCCCGAGCAGGGCCGGCCCATGACCCAGCGCGCCCTGTCCGTGCTAGTGCTGGCCAGCGCTGCCCTCATCGTCTACTTCGTAATCCGGACCGTGCG GCTCAGAAGGCGAAGCAGAAAAACCCGAAGGTACGGCGTTTTGGATACAAACATAGAAAACATGGAACTGACCCCGTTAGAgcaagatgatgatgatggtgatacAACACTATTTGATGCCAATCATCCTCGAAG